One window of the Trachemys scripta elegans isolate TJP31775 chromosome 13, CAS_Tse_1.0, whole genome shotgun sequence genome contains the following:
- the TPPP3 gene encoding tubulin polymerization-promoting protein family member 3, whose product MAGSTDVAALEESFRKFAIYGDTKATGQEMTGKNWAKLCKECKVMDGKGVTGTDVDIVFSKVKGKTARVIGYEEFKKALEELAPKRFKGKSKEEAYESICQLVAGKEPTNVGVTKATTGGAVDRLTDTTKYTGSHKERFDESGKGKGKSGRENIVDTSGYVGAYKNAGTYDAKVKK is encoded by the exons ATGGCTGGAAGCACTGACGTGGCAGCGCTGGAAGAGAGCTTCCGGAAGTTTGCCATCTATGGAGACACCAAAGCTACAGGGCAAGAAATGACTGGGAAAAACTGGGCCAAACTGTGCAAGGAGTGTAAAGTAATGGACGGCAAAGGGGTCACCGGCACAGACGTGGACATCGTCTTCTCCAAAGTGAA AGGGAAGACAGCCAGAGTCATTGGTTACGAGGAATTCAAAAAGGCCCTAGAGGAGCTGGCCCCAAAGAGGTTTAAGGGCAAGAGCAAGGAGGAAGCATACGAATCCATCTGTCAGCTGGTGGCAGGGAAAGAACCGACCAACGTAGGCGTCACT AAAGCCACAACTGGCGGGGCGGTGGACAGGCTGACGGACACCACCAAGTACACGGGCTCGCACAAGGAGCGCTTCGATGAGAGTGGCAAGGGCAAAGGGAAGAGCGGGCGGGAGAACATCGTAGACACCAGCGGCTATGTGGGGGCCTACAAGAATGCTGGCACCTACGACGCAAAAGTGAAGAAATAG